CCTGGATCGCCGGTTCCATATCTCCAAGAATGCTCTTCCAGATCCCGTAATCGGCGCCGGAATATAAGAGAACGCAATCGGCTTCCAATCCATCGCGGCCGGCGCGGCCGCTCTCCTGCTGATAATGCTCCAATGATTTAGGCATCCCGGCATGGATCACATAGCGAACATTGGATTTGTCTATTCCCATGCCAAAAGCAACGGTGGCGACTATCGTGTCGCACTTTTCCTTGATAAACGCGTCCTGATTTCTTTTTCTATCTTCATCTCGCATGCCGGCGTGATAAGGCAGTACCCTGTAGCCCTTACTGCTTAGCTTGCTACACATACTCTCCACGTCCTTGCGCCTGATGCAGTAGATTATCCCGGTCTCCCCCTTATGTTTGTCCAGCACTTCGCACACCTGCAGGAGCCTGTTCGTTCTTGGCACGGATTTATAGATAAGGTTCGGACGGTCGAACGAGCCGACCAGAAAGTTAGGGTCGCTCAGCCGGAGCTGTCTGGATATATCGTCCCTGACATGGCCCGTTGCAGTTGCGGTATATGCATGTAGCGCGATGCCGGGGAATTTGGCCTTGAGCATACCGAGCTGGCGGTACTCCGGCCTGAAATCGTGGCCCCACATACTGACGCAGTGGGCCTCGTCGATCGCTATGAACGAAAGTTTCACGCTGTTCAATATCTCGAGAAAATCATCCAAAACGATTCGTTCGGGTGAAAGATAGAGGAGATTAAGTTTTCCGTTCTTTATTTGGTCAAAGACCTGACCACGCTCTTTGGGTGACAGCGTACTATCCAAGCGCGCCGCGGAGATGCCGTTCTCAAGGAGCCCGTCCACCTGATCTTTCATCAAGGATATCAGAGGCGAAACCACAACAGCAAGACCGTTCATGATAATGGCGGGGACCTGAAAACAGATCGATTTTCCGCCGCCTGTGGGTAGGACAACTACCGAATCCCTGTTAGAACAGACGGACTCGATGGCCTCCTTTTGCAAGGGGAGAAAATTATCGTACCCCCAAAATTGCCGAAGCGCGTCCTTTGCCTGTTGAATCATAGGTATTCTCTAGTGCCGGAAATGACGGAAGCCGGTGAAGATCATGGCAAGCCCATAGTCGTCGACTGCTTTAATGACCTCATCGTCACGAATGGAGCCGCCCGGCTGGATGATGGCGGTAACCCCTGCCTTGACCGAAAGGTCGACCCCATCCCTGAAGGGAAAGAAGGCATCAGAGGCCAATATGCGAAGTTTCTGTTCTTTTAATCTTTCGCCGTAGAGTTCGAACATCTTGGCCGTGGCTATCTTCACCGAATCAATGCGCGAGGTCTGTCCGCCGCCGGCGCCGAGCAGGCGATCCTGCGCGGCGATGACTATGGCGTTGGACTTCACGTGCTTCACAAGCTTCCAGCCGACATCGAGCGCCTCGAGCTCTTCCGCCGTGGGCCTGCGCTTAGTGACTATCTTCGCGTCCTTGGCATGTTCTGTGGAATTGTCGGTGTCCGAGACCAGAAGTCCGCCAACCACTTTGCGGAGATGGTTCGTGGCGCTTCCGTTGCCGGTTAGCGTAAAATGAGAAAGGCTTGGTATCTCCAAGAGCCTTA
This region of Deltaproteobacteria bacterium CG11_big_fil_rev_8_21_14_0_20_49_13 genomic DNA includes:
- the recQ gene encoding DNA helicase RecQ; this encodes MIQQAKDALRQFWGYDNFLPLQKEAIESVCSNRDSVVVLPTGGGKSICFQVPAIIMNGLAVVVSPLISLMKDQVDGLLENGISAARLDSTLSPKERGQVFDQIKNGKLNLLYLSPERIVLDDFLEILNSVKLSFIAIDEAHCVSMWGHDFRPEYRQLGMLKAKFPGIALHAYTATATGHVRDDISRQLRLSDPNFLVGSFDRPNLIYKSVPRTNRLLQVCEVLDKHKGETGIIYCIRRKDVESMCSKLSSKGYRVLPYHAGMRDEDRKRNQDAFIKEKCDTIVATVAFGMGIDKSNVRYVIHAGMPKSLEHYQQESGRAGRDGLEADCVLLYSGADYGIWKSILGDMEPAIQEVALNKLNDMYGYCTGIGCRHRTILKYFGQDLKKDNCEACDVCFGDIDLVEEPLVDAQKILSCVARLNGKFGADYTTSVLMGSKDARIMQNGHDSLSTYGLMSQHTKSIVRDWIEQLVTQGYLERSEEYKVLGVTKSGWLAMKGREIPRLLKPAKKLPEEKKVSKAARDSWEGVDERLFEALRNQRRALADKKGIPAYLVFSDATLRDMARKRPATKNELLSVNGVGETKLAQYGANFLAVINGSEQTTH